The following coding sequences lie in one Fimbriimonadaceae bacterium genomic window:
- a CDS encoding cob(I)yrinic acid a,c-diamide adenosyltransferase, which produces MKVYTKTGDNGTTGLVGGQRVEKNSLRIHAIGEIDELNAIVGVCRVSASVNSIDSDLARIQNLLFDVGAELATPDGSKFNNSRVDQSDIEWLERSMDENTERLEPLRNFVLPTGCPLAANLHLARSVCRRAERVMTSLHQKEPVRSELFVFINRLSDWFFVIARIANSLSNVEDVKWSPRG; this is translated from the coding sequence TTGAAGGTCTACACAAAGACTGGAGACAACGGAACGACGGGATTGGTTGGTGGGCAAAGAGTAGAGAAGAACAGCCTCCGAATCCACGCCATCGGAGAGATAGACGAATTGAATGCTATTGTGGGTGTGTGCAGGGTTTCCGCCTCAGTGAACTCAATCGATAGCGATCTTGCCCGGATTCAGAACCTACTTTTTGACGTGGGCGCAGAACTGGCAACGCCTGACGGCTCAAAATTCAACAACAGCCGAGTCGATCAATCCGATATCGAATGGCTGGAACGCTCGATGGACGAGAATACGGAAAGACTTGAGCCCTTGCGCAACTTTGTGCTCCCCACAGGCTGTCCGCTAGCCGCGAATTTGCATTTAGCCCGAAGCGTATGCCGTCGAGCCGAGCGCGTCATGACGTCATTGCATCAAAAAGAGCCAGTACGATCCGAGCTTTTTGTATTCATCAATAGGTTGTCAGACTGGTTTTTCGTAATCGCACGAATTGCGAACAGCCTTTCAAACGTCGAAGATGTAAAGTGGAGTCCACGAGGGTAA
- a CDS encoding NERD domain-containing protein, producing the protein MKVVRFPSWAERRRRNRGIACIAILSVGLIAWLTIGFTTKQPLWLYFVGLGAMALAGRLSSSVFSCGLGASGEKRAETAISSLDDRHCLIRNWTPDDSGGDIDLLLLGPFGTLVVECKTYSVPVRCDGDRWTCRLHTGEWRKIGSHSQQLARNVSRIKRLTGGPVYGVIVFNDRADLAVKSPTAEIIRRRELLDHVKALPEAKHTDISRIEQAIFEASQTQPYPKSPDRSRRSAFATRSAERFIRDVGSRAVLLVVAAILLANIKTVSDVIGGFLASNIRLAPVKEVKPVVEKKKTATKKSEPSKTRDNSSAKNESKLSRQ; encoded by the coding sequence ATGAAAGTTGTTCGATTTCCGTCGTGGGCAGAGCGACGAAGGCGCAATCGGGGCATTGCCTGTATTGCCATACTCTCTGTCGGCCTCATTGCATGGCTGACTATCGGCTTTACAACCAAACAGCCGCTTTGGTTGTACTTTGTAGGATTGGGCGCGATGGCTCTCGCTGGTCGGCTTTCCTCAAGTGTTTTCTCATGCGGACTTGGTGCGTCCGGCGAGAAGCGCGCCGAAACAGCGATCAGCTCGCTCGACGATCGCCATTGCCTGATCCGCAACTGGACGCCCGACGACAGCGGAGGCGACATCGACCTTCTCCTGCTCGGACCATTCGGTACGCTGGTCGTTGAGTGCAAGACCTATTCCGTGCCTGTCCGCTGCGACGGCGACCGCTGGACTTGCCGACTTCATACTGGAGAATGGAGAAAGATTGGCAGCCACTCGCAGCAGCTCGCTCGAAACGTCAGCCGTATCAAAAGGCTCACTGGCGGCCCAGTCTACGGCGTGATCGTCTTCAACGACCGCGCCGACCTTGCTGTCAAGAGTCCGACGGCAGAAATCATCCGACGGCGCGAACTGCTGGATCATGTGAAGGCACTGCCGGAAGCCAAGCATACTGACATATCTCGCATCGAGCAGGCCATTTTCGAAGCCTCACAAACCCAGCCTTACCCTAAAAGTCCAGACCGGAGTCGACGCTCCGCCTTTGCCACACGCAGCGCAGAGCGTTTTATACGCGACGTCGGAAGTCGTGCTGTCTTACTGGTCGTCGCCGCAATCCTGCTGGCAAACATAAAAACCGTAAGTGATGTCATCGGAGGATTCCTTGCTTCGAACATTCGGCTCGCACCTGTAAAGGAGGTGAAGCCGGTAGTCGAAAAGAAGAAGACCGCGACAAAGAAGTCCGAGCCGTCGAAGACAAGGGATAATTCCAGCGCAAAGAACGAGTCAAAGCTGTCGCGGCAGTGA
- a CDS encoding prepilin-type N-terminal cleavage/methylation domain-containing protein, whose protein sequence is MKKAFTLIELLVVIAIIAILAAILFPVFAQAKDAAKKTQSVSNMKQIATSCLLYGPDYDDYYPNSAYIMAPVAPDPRPIVFSVYDAVMPYMKNVNIYVSPADPEKQDWKKRLNSVNLTNVPGSQGVQFASYAPNLGLFGENLCSPFLPGVLQKYSPVWTQTALPDVVGTIMFFDAYILDASFPNPAKGVGLTYNKFMGVARHNDGLVINFADGHTKFHKWNGIPNGGITPATGVDRPNVPYYSWSNPYYKSISQLEAAPNTPAAPYNDLHGVPGTQIGDSEDLACS, encoded by the coding sequence ATGAAGAAAGCTTTTACCTTGATTGAACTGCTTGTCGTCATTGCGATTATCGCGATTTTGGCGGCTATCCTTTTCCCCGTCTTTGCTCAGGCGAAGGATGCGGCGAAGAAAACGCAGTCCGTTTCAAACATGAAGCAGATCGCGACAAGCTGCCTGCTCTATGGTCCAGATTACGACGACTACTATCCAAACAGCGCCTATATCATGGCACCTGTGGCTCCGGACCCCAGACCCATCGTGTTCTCTGTGTACGACGCAGTGATGCCGTACATGAAGAATGTCAACATTTATGTGAGCCCAGCCGACCCTGAAAAGCAGGACTGGAAAAAGCGACTGAACTCGGTGAACTTGACGAATGTCCCAGGCTCTCAGGGCGTTCAATTCGCAAGTTATGCGCCCAACCTTGGGCTGTTCGGCGAGAATCTGTGCTCACCGTTCCTACCTGGCGTTCTACAAAAGTATTCGCCGGTATGGACTCAAACGGCTCTGCCTGACGTCGTCGGAACGATCATGTTCTTTGATGCTTACATCCTTGACGCCAGCTTCCCCAATCCCGCGAAGGGAGTGGGCTTGACCTATAACAAGTTTATGGGCGTTGCGCGGCATAATGATGGCCTTGTCATCAACTTCGCCGACGGGCATACGAAATTCCACAAATGGAATGGCATTCCAAACGGTGGGATTACACCTGCGACCGGCGTTGACCGCCCGAACGTTCCGTACTACAGTTGGTCCAACCCTTACTATAAATCGATCAGCCAACTTGAGGCAGCTCCAAACACACCGGCAGCTCCTTACAACGACCTTCATGGTGTGCCTGGAACACAGATTGGAGACTCTGAAGATCTGGCCTGCAGCTAG
- the prmA gene encoding 50S ribosomal protein L11 methyltransferase → MTVWIEIKAVLDSAPEDWAILADAFDRFGCPATIIGENPPSISAYLVSVAGTSAQVEALSRELRSLGAREIITSEVNEEDWAEAWKKHFKPRRVGKRFVVRPTWEEFEFQPGDIDIVLDPGQAFGTGDHPTTRMCLELLEAEQVDGSRVLDLGCGSGILGIGALKLGAQCVLAADIDPISAEVTAQNAEINNVVLDVVCGDGFEHPSSQQPWDLILSNIISATLIRLTPQAWAHLRPGGNWIVSGIIRENWLAVLEMAERGGFQLVRKLDKGEWVGATLQKPRVM, encoded by the coding sequence ATGACCGTTTGGATCGAGATCAAGGCCGTTCTCGACTCTGCGCCCGAAGATTGGGCGATCCTCGCCGATGCCTTTGACCGCTTTGGCTGCCCCGCAACGATCATTGGAGAGAATCCTCCATCCATCTCGGCTTATCTGGTGTCCGTTGCTGGAACTTCTGCACAGGTTGAAGCTCTTTCAAGGGAGTTGCGATCATTGGGAGCCCGAGAGATCATCACCTCAGAGGTCAACGAAGAAGATTGGGCTGAGGCGTGGAAGAAGCATTTTAAGCCCAGGCGGGTCGGGAAGAGATTTGTCGTACGGCCCACTTGGGAGGAGTTCGAATTCCAGCCGGGCGATATCGACATCGTCCTGGACCCTGGCCAAGCGTTCGGAACGGGCGATCACCCCACGACCCGAATGTGCCTTGAATTGCTGGAAGCCGAGCAAGTAGACGGGTCGCGCGTCCTTGATCTCGGCTGTGGCAGTGGCATACTCGGAATAGGAGCGTTGAAGCTTGGTGCGCAATGCGTTCTCGCTGCCGATATCGACCCTATTTCGGCCGAAGTTACGGCTCAAAACGCCGAAATCAATAATGTGGTCTTGGATGTGGTTTGCGGTGACGGATTCGAACATCCCTCTTCTCAACAACCATGGGATTTGATCCTGAGCAATATTATCAGCGCAACCTTGATCCGCCTAACACCCCAAGCATGGGCACATCTTCGCCCAGGCGGAAATTGGATTGTCTCCGGGATTATCCGCGAAAACTGGCTCGCAGTCCTTGAGATGGCAGAACGCGGTGGATTTCAACTTGTTCGCAAGCTTGACAAAGGTGAATGGGTGGGGGCTACGCTGCAAAAGCCAAGAGTGATGTGA
- the rph gene encoding ribonuclease PH gives MRIDGRRPDQLRPVTLERGFAKFAEGSCLIKMGETHMLVTATVEDRVPPFLKHSGKGWVTAEYSMLPRSGRQRNQREIGKANARSQEIQRLIGRAMRAIVDHESLGERTITLDCDAIQADGGTRTAAITAAYVATYDAIRWMKDQRMLKSMPLGEPTAAVSVGICRGTELLDLCYEEDSTADTDMNVVMTSSGKFVEIQGTAEQEPFSAETLGKMLRLAKQGIDELIEMQRKVLEI, from the coding sequence ATGCGAATCGATGGCCGAAGGCCCGACCAACTCCGCCCCGTTACCCTCGAAAGAGGCTTTGCCAAGTTTGCCGAGGGCTCGTGTTTGATCAAGATGGGAGAGACCCATATGCTCGTGACTGCGACAGTCGAAGACCGTGTTCCCCCATTTCTCAAGCACTCCGGTAAAGGATGGGTCACTGCCGAGTATTCAATGCTTCCGAGGTCGGGAAGACAGCGCAACCAGCGAGAGATTGGCAAGGCCAATGCAAGATCACAAGAGATTCAGCGTTTGATCGGACGTGCAATGCGCGCCATCGTAGATCACGAGTCCCTCGGAGAGAGAACGATTACCCTCGACTGCGACGCGATCCAGGCCGATGGGGGCACGCGAACCGCTGCCATCACGGCGGCCTACGTTGCCACCTACGACGCGATCCGGTGGATGAAAGATCAGCGTATGCTCAAATCGATGCCGCTTGGAGAGCCGACGGCAGCTGTCAGCGTTGGCATTTGCCGTGGGACCGAACTCCTCGACCTTTGCTACGAGGAGGACAGCACCGCCGACACAGACATGAACGTGGTGATGACCTCTTCCGGCAAGTTCGTTGAGATCCAGGGCACTGCCGAACAAGAGCCTTTTTCTGCAGAGACGCTCGGCAAAATGCTTCGATTGGCAAAGCAGGGCATCGACGAATTGATCGAAATGCAGCGAAAAGTTCTGGAGATATGA
- a CDS encoding WecB/TagA/CpsF family glycosyltransferase produces the protein MTSLTSSGTTERDRVEVLGLPVDRVTMSQALETIEGFIAEGSPHLVVTADSSGIVQAQTDPEWFGIFAEADLVTPDSIGVVWAAKRAGKPVKDRVSGVDMVDQICKLSALKGYRIVFLGAAPGVAEMAAEALRLRHPGCNIVHARHGYFPADSDEVVAEEIAEHKPDVLFVAMGIPRQEKFIRHTQEIIKAPVAMGVGGSFDVFSGKTKRAPKIIQKLKLEWLWRTLLNPSKIKKAKALPKFAWLVIRSKR, from the coding sequence ATGACTTCCTTAACGTCTTCGGGCACGACTGAGCGTGACCGCGTTGAAGTCTTGGGGTTGCCCGTCGATCGCGTCACGATGTCGCAGGCATTGGAGACGATTGAAGGCTTTATTGCCGAAGGCTCTCCACATCTCGTTGTAACGGCAGATTCAAGTGGGATCGTGCAGGCGCAGACTGACCCCGAATGGTTCGGAATCTTTGCCGAAGCCGATCTTGTCACGCCTGATAGCATCGGCGTAGTTTGGGCAGCCAAACGTGCGGGCAAACCGGTCAAAGACAGAGTCAGTGGCGTCGATATGGTCGATCAGATCTGCAAGCTTAGCGCGCTGAAGGGATACAGGATTGTCTTCCTTGGCGCTGCACCAGGTGTTGCCGAGATGGCTGCCGAAGCTTTGCGGCTCCGACATCCTGGTTGCAATATCGTGCACGCGAGGCACGGGTATTTTCCTGCTGATAGCGACGAGGTTGTCGCCGAGGAGATCGCGGAGCATAAGCCCGATGTTCTCTTTGTGGCGATGGGTATCCCTCGTCAGGAGAAGTTTATTCGACACACTCAGGAGATCATCAAAGCTCCGGTAGCGATGGGTGTTGGCGGTTCGTTTGATGTTTTTAGCGGAAAGACAAAGCGTGCTCCCAAGATCATCCAAAAGCTCAAGCTCGAATGGCTGTGGCGAACCCTGCTGAATCCGTCCAAGATCAAGAAAGCCAAGGCCCTGCCGAAGTTTGCCTGGCTCGTCATCAGGAGCAAGCGTTGA
- a CDS encoding ferrous iron transport protein A: protein MSVNASATSMLDFAKVKKGMRAKVVQVPNDGPLAKRLQEMGLVEGTQFTVVKVAPLGDPIEIDLRGYRLCLRKRESAGLMVELVE from the coding sequence GTGAGCGTGAACGCTTCGGCAACCTCCATGTTGGATTTCGCAAAGGTCAAAAAGGGCATGCGTGCAAAAGTCGTGCAGGTGCCCAATGACGGACCGCTTGCGAAGCGGCTTCAAGAGATGGGGCTTGTTGAAGGAACTCAGTTCACGGTAGTCAAAGTCGCGCCATTGGGTGACCCCATTGAGATTGACTTGCGCGGATATCGTCTTTGCCTCCGGAAACGTGAAAGCGCCGGCCTTATGGTCGAACTGGTGGAATAG
- the feoB gene encoding ferrous iron transport protein B — translation MSDCHGTSTATVRDVRQPLVAIAGNPNAGKTTLFNALTGSHQKVGNYPGVTVESVTGTLRLDGKEIAAVDVPGLYSIDAVSEDELVAVDVLKGTIPGSRRPDLIVYVMDAGNLERNLFFFSQLAEADFPIVVALTMTDLIEQSGGTVDVQKLSNLLGVDVIPVVAHKKKGMRELFEAIERNIAEPRHANCEIGFPIQLETKVAALKERLARSGLDYGKFEIRQALLGNNPGLFEDLAELQELEEAVHHAKDELATENLNQPTLDLTSRYNWAAMVKLAVISDEGHKPMRSLTDRIDNILTHRVFGVMVFIGVMYLVFQSIYTLAGPLMTVIEDVIGGLSDLVAGWVTGAPDWVQSLIVKGLIGGVGAMLVFLPQILILFLFISILEGTGYLARAAFLMDRLLGWCGLSGRAFIPLLSSFACAIPGIMAARVMPDQKSRLATILVAPLMSCSARLPVYLLLIGAFIEPKYGPAWAGFTLFAMHFLGLIVAVPIVWLLNRGVIKGKRLPFVLELPPYQWPKWRDVWLAIYFRGKLFVTTAGTIIVALSIVIWATLYFPRSEDTAARFEAAYVTAYPDATESEISHHVEGKLMEQSLLGRFGKTIEPAFAPAGFDWRLSTAILSAFPAREVVVSSMGIIFNLGEEQDETSTDLRDAIQKATWPDGRPLVTLWSTISLMVFFALCCQCMATLATVKRETNSWKWPLFMFVYMSGLAYIFSVAIYQFGLWIGG, via the coding sequence TTGAGCGACTGTCACGGCACCTCAACAGCGACTGTACGCGACGTACGACAGCCACTGGTCGCGATTGCAGGCAACCCAAACGCGGGCAAAACCACTCTGTTTAATGCCCTAACAGGCTCTCACCAAAAGGTAGGGAATTACCCCGGTGTCACCGTCGAGAGTGTTACGGGCACCCTCAGGCTTGATGGAAAGGAGATTGCTGCAGTTGACGTTCCTGGTCTGTACAGCATCGACGCCGTTTCAGAGGATGAGCTGGTTGCCGTTGATGTACTGAAAGGCACAATCCCAGGCTCGAGACGGCCAGACCTTATTGTCTATGTCATGGACGCCGGGAACCTCGAAAGGAACCTCTTCTTCTTCTCTCAACTTGCCGAAGCCGACTTTCCGATTGTTGTTGCCCTTACCATGACCGACCTGATAGAGCAGTCGGGTGGCACGGTCGATGTCCAGAAGCTTTCGAACCTGCTCGGTGTTGACGTCATCCCCGTCGTTGCCCACAAGAAGAAGGGGATGCGCGAGCTATTCGAAGCGATTGAGCGGAACATTGCCGAGCCAAGACACGCAAACTGCGAAATCGGTTTTCCGATTCAACTTGAAACGAAAGTTGCAGCATTGAAAGAACGGCTGGCACGGTCGGGGCTTGACTATGGGAAGTTCGAGATTCGGCAGGCACTGCTTGGAAACAATCCCGGATTGTTTGAAGATCTTGCCGAACTGCAAGAGCTCGAAGAGGCCGTTCACCACGCGAAGGATGAGCTTGCCACCGAAAACTTAAACCAACCGACGCTTGACCTCACAAGCAGATACAACTGGGCAGCAATGGTCAAGCTGGCAGTCATCTCTGACGAAGGCCATAAGCCGATGCGCAGCCTAACCGACCGCATCGACAACATCCTAACCCATCGTGTTTTCGGCGTGATGGTTTTCATTGGCGTCATGTATTTGGTCTTCCAGTCCATTTACACACTCGCAGGACCGTTGATGACCGTTATTGAGGACGTGATTGGAGGGCTCAGCGACCTCGTCGCCGGTTGGGTTACCGGAGCTCCGGACTGGGTGCAGTCCCTTATTGTTAAGGGGTTGATCGGCGGCGTCGGCGCGATGCTTGTCTTCTTGCCCCAGATCCTGATCCTTTTTTTATTCATCTCCATTCTAGAGGGCACAGGCTATCTTGCCCGCGCAGCGTTCTTGATGGATCGCCTCCTAGGCTGGTGTGGGCTCAGCGGCCGCGCGTTTATCCCGCTTTTGTCAAGTTTTGCATGCGCGATCCCGGGCATCATGGCGGCAAGGGTCATGCCCGACCAGAAAAGTCGTTTGGCGACGATTCTCGTGGCGCCATTGATGAGTTGTAGCGCGCGCCTTCCCGTCTATCTGCTTTTGATCGGTGCATTCATCGAGCCCAAGTACGGCCCAGCGTGGGCAGGATTCACGCTCTTTGCGATGCACTTTCTGGGGCTGATTGTGGCCGTGCCGATCGTGTGGCTTCTGAATCGTGGTGTGATCAAAGGGAAGCGACTTCCGTTTGTTCTTGAATTGCCGCCCTATCAATGGCCGAAGTGGCGTGATGTGTGGCTCGCAATTTACTTCCGTGGGAAGCTGTTTGTAACCACAGCAGGAACAATCATTGTTGCGCTATCCATTGTCATCTGGGCGACGCTCTACTTCCCACGCAGCGAAGATACTGCAGCCCGGTTTGAAGCTGCATACGTGACGGCTTACCCAGACGCAACGGAGAGCGAGATCAGCCACCACGTCGAGGGCAAATTGATGGAGCAATCGCTTCTGGGACGATTTGGGAAAACAATCGAACCTGCGTTTGCCCCCGCTGGCTTCGACTGGCGTTTGAGCACAGCAATCTTAAGCGCGTTTCCTGCAAGGGAAGTGGTTGTATCTTCAATGGGGATCATCTTCAACCTTGGCGAAGAGCAAGACGAGACTTCAACAGACTTGCGAGATGCAATTCAAAAGGCGACTTGGCCCGACGGCAGGCCGCTGGTTACGCTTTGGAGCACGATATCACTGATGGTTTTCTTCGCACTTTGTTGTCAGTGTATGGCTACTCTGGCGACAGTAAAACGCGAAACGAACTCGTGGAAGTGGCCTTTGTTCATGTTTGTCTACATGTCAGGCCTCGCGTACATCTTCTCAGTTGCAATTTATCAGTTTGGACTTTGGATCGGAGGGTAG
- a CDS encoding glycosyltransferase family 4 protein: MRVIMLSWEYPPRIVGGISPHVKDLSQQLQAQGVEVHVVTKFTPNAPDEEVEPSGVSVHRVHLDAEPDNFVHEIQLLNRATERRVRRLLEDWRHGGQPTIFHAHDWLSLDSARELKYEYKLPMIATVHATEEGRNQGIHTEVQRYIHEQEYWLTYEAWRVIVCSEFMRGEVQRSFNVPEDKIDVVFNGVDAAKFDFDWPKHERAAWRAKLALPHEKIVMYVGRFVREKGIQVLLNSASAVLSHNPDTKFVIVGGGNREKFERFVHWYGLSDKVLFTGFMANRSLHQLYRCADVAVFPSLYEPFGIVALEGMAAGVPVVASDAGGLREVVLHDRTGTLSYADDSGSLAWAIQRVLDDPARAKKLQAAASKRLQTDFHWKNLAAQTIKVYGRVWEEFLQSYWTEETLWPVSPGAEKRAEELRVREKAEIGFAHEIQLPDLPGPGIRSIDDPAQDEDDE; the protein is encoded by the coding sequence ATGCGCGTGATCATGCTCTCCTGGGAATATCCTCCGCGCATCGTGGGCGGCATAAGTCCACACGTCAAAGACCTGTCTCAGCAGCTTCAAGCACAAGGCGTTGAGGTCCATGTCGTCACCAAGTTCACGCCAAATGCGCCTGATGAAGAGGTGGAGCCAAGTGGAGTTAGCGTACACCGGGTTCATCTTGATGCTGAGCCCGACAACTTCGTTCACGAGATTCAACTATTGAATCGTGCTACCGAACGGCGCGTGAGGCGGCTTCTTGAGGATTGGCGACATGGCGGACAGCCGACGATCTTCCACGCCCACGACTGGCTCTCGTTGGACTCGGCCCGCGAACTGAAGTACGAATACAAACTGCCGATGATCGCCACCGTTCATGCAACCGAAGAAGGTCGAAATCAGGGCATCCACACGGAAGTTCAGCGGTACATCCATGAGCAAGAGTACTGGCTCACTTATGAGGCATGGCGAGTGATAGTCTGCTCCGAGTTCATGCGAGGTGAGGTTCAGCGCTCGTTCAACGTGCCAGAGGACAAGATTGATGTCGTTTTTAACGGGGTTGATGCTGCAAAGTTCGACTTCGATTGGCCGAAGCATGAGCGGGCTGCCTGGCGTGCCAAATTGGCTCTTCCCCACGAAAAGATCGTCATGTACGTCGGGCGATTTGTGCGTGAGAAAGGCATTCAAGTCCTGCTGAACTCGGCAAGCGCAGTGCTGTCGCACAATCCCGACACGAAATTTGTGATCGTTGGCGGTGGTAACAGAGAAAAGTTCGAGAGGTTCGTGCATTGGTATGGGCTCAGCGATAAGGTGCTTTTCACCGGCTTCATGGCCAATCGCTCGCTCCATCAGCTCTACCGCTGCGCCGACGTTGCTGTCTTCCCTTCCTTGTATGAGCCATTTGGAATCGTAGCGTTGGAGGGGATGGCGGCGGGCGTGCCCGTGGTTGCCAGCGATGCGGGCGGCTTGCGTGAGGTCGTGCTTCACGACAGGACCGGAACTCTCAGCTATGCCGATGATTCGGGCTCGCTGGCTTGGGCCATTCAGAGGGTGTTGGATGATCCGGCGAGAGCGAAAAAGCTGCAAGCGGCAGCAAGCAAGCGATTACAGACCGACTTTCACTGGAAGAACCTTGCTGCACAAACGATCAAGGTTTATGGCCGGGTTTGGGAGGAGTTTCTTCAGAGCTATTGGACTGAAGAAACGCTTTGGCCCGTCTCTCCAGGGGCTGAAAAACGCGCTGAAGAGTTGCGTGTGCGTGAGAAGGCCGAGATTGGCTTTGCCCACGAAATTCAGCTTCCTGACCTACCTGGGCCTGGTATCCGCTCCATCGATGATCCCGCGCAAGATGAAGATGATGAGTAG
- a CDS encoding non-canonical purine NTP pyrophosphatase, whose protein sequence is MIERLVIATHNLKKAGEMVTILSQRLPGLKILTLADFPGAPEPEETGSTYWDNAAIKSASAADFTGEWCIADDAGLEVDAMGGEPGLMSKRFAGEETPFPEKMAIILDRLKNTPVEQRGARFRCCVSITPPSGVSAPAWQDSRRIGESVVFEATCEGRIANEPSGGGGFGYDPIFFLPELGCTMADLTAEQKHSISHRGKVLSTVGDYLEQLISSVNPASSPQ, encoded by the coding sequence ATGATCGAACGCTTGGTCATTGCTACTCACAATCTCAAGAAGGCGGGCGAGATGGTTACAATCCTCTCGCAGCGCCTGCCCGGGCTCAAGATTCTGACTCTTGCAGACTTTCCCGGAGCTCCAGAGCCGGAAGAAACAGGGTCCACTTATTGGGACAATGCCGCGATTAAGTCGGCTTCTGCCGCTGATTTCACAGGTGAGTGGTGTATAGCCGATGATGCGGGTTTGGAGGTTGACGCAATGGGCGGCGAACCGGGATTGATGTCGAAGCGATTCGCCGGTGAAGAGACACCGTTTCCGGAAAAGATGGCCATCATCCTTGATCGCCTAAAAAATACGCCGGTCGAGCAGCGAGGAGCCCGTTTTCGGTGCTGTGTGTCGATTACACCGCCGTCCGGAGTCTCGGCACCCGCATGGCAAGACTCTCGCAGGATTGGAGAGTCAGTGGTCTTTGAGGCAACCTGCGAGGGACGCATCGCTAATGAGCCAAGTGGTGGCGGAGGTTTTGGCTATGACCCTATCTTCTTTCTTCCTGAACTCGGTTGCACCATGGCAGACTTAACCGCCGAACAAAAGCACAGTATCTCACACCGTGGAAAAGTGCTGTCGACCGTAGGAGATTATCTTGAGCAATTGATCTCCTCCGTGAACCCAGCAAGCAGCCCGCAATAA
- a CDS encoding 16S rRNA (uracil(1498)-N(3))-methyltransferase: protein MPKKGLPIRALPRFFIEGLDLSGPFEIPAEEFAKIHKVLRLSTGDEIAVLPNDGRLVRCEIQGRSAAPIETILPNSEPDIQVTLAQALPKGDRIDTIVRMCTEIGVARMVFFPAERSVVKWDDKKIEDRLRRMRAVTRESAEQCFRSRLPQVSFAPSLKTVLEEMNQAIVLSEREGLEKAFATTIRERISAGCREFTLVVGPEGGWAPRELALIGDRGVTLGPLVLRADTAGPVAAGVVLLGLGS from the coding sequence ATGCCAAAGAAGGGACTCCCCATCCGTGCGCTTCCGAGGTTCTTTATTGAGGGCTTGGACTTGAGTGGACCCTTCGAAATCCCGGCGGAGGAGTTTGCAAAGATTCACAAGGTGCTGCGACTCAGCACTGGCGATGAGATCGCCGTCCTTCCAAACGACGGGCGGCTTGTTCGATGCGAGATTCAAGGACGCTCCGCCGCTCCCATCGAAACTATTCTTCCAAACTCTGAACCGGATATCCAAGTCACGCTTGCTCAGGCGCTTCCCAAAGGTGACCGGATCGACACGATTGTGAGGATGTGCACCGAGATCGGCGTAGCCAGAATGGTTTTCTTTCCAGCTGAGCGCTCGGTCGTGAAGTGGGATGATAAAAAGATCGAAGATCGTTTGCGCCGGATGCGAGCGGTCACGAGAGAATCGGCCGAACAGTGTTTTCGGAGTCGTTTGCCCCAAGTGTCCTTCGCGCCTTCGCTAAAGACCGTTCTGGAGGAGATGAATCAAGCCATCGTCCTGAGTGAGCGTGAAGGGCTTGAAAAGGCATTTGCCACGACTATAAGAGAGCGTATATCTGCTGGTTGTCGGGAGTTCACGCTCGTTGTGGGACCAGAGGGTGGATGGGCCCCAAGAGAGCTCGCCCTGATCGGCGATCGTGGTGTGACATTGGGGCCTCTCGTCCTACGAGCGGACACCGCTGGGCCAGTCGCGGCAGGCGTCGTTCTCCTTGGTCTTGGTTCCTGA